A region of Ovis canadensis isolate MfBH-ARS-UI-01 breed Bighorn chromosome 19, ARS-UI_OviCan_v2, whole genome shotgun sequence DNA encodes the following proteins:
- the LOC138424236 gene encoding zinc finger protein with KRAB and SCAN domains 7-like isoform X5 yields MASSQLSPKQDISEESKSADRTSGIRCRLILGGPEAGTACEEALEKLKVQPSDEEGTRLESDFLEITQEDKEKSTKDRCDEYKKLGGHPDLSSGLSKHQGVLKGQKLYQCDECGKAFNWSSHLIGHQRIHTGEKPYECTECGKTFRQTSQLIVHLRIHTGEKPYECSDCGKTYRHSSHLIQHQRLHTGEKPYKCNECGKAFNESSKLFDHQRTHTGEKPYGCNECGALFSRNKSLIRHQVLHTGKKPYKCEECGKAFCSNRNLIDHQRIHTGEKPYECNECGKAFSRSKCLTRHQSLHTGKKPYKCSKCVKAFSQISQLADHERIHTGEKPFECNVCGKAFSLSKCLTRHQRLHTGEKPYKCNDCGKSFNQNSYLIIHQRIHTGEKPYECNECGKVFTHNSSLMVHQRTHTGEKPYKCKDCEKAFRDSSQLTVHQRVHTGEKPYECIECGKAFSQRSTFNHHQRTHAGEKHSGLARSAS; encoded by the coding sequence ATGGCAAGTTCACAGTTGTCTCCGAAGCAGGACATTTCTGAAGAGTCAAAGTCAGCTGACAGGACCTCAGGCATACGTTGTAGACTGATTCTTGGAGGACCAGAAGCTGGGACTGCCTGTGAAGAAGCTTTAGAAAAACTAAAAGTTCAACCCTCAGATGAAGAAGGAACCAGACTAGAAAGTGATTTCTTAGAGATAACACAGGAGGATAAAGAGAAATCCACAAAGGATCGATGTGATGAGTATAAGAAACTTGGGGGACATCCAGATCTGTCCTCCGGTCTCTCAAAACATCAGGGAGTTCTGAAGGGACAGAAATTATATCAATGTGATGAATGTGGCAAAGCTTTTAATTGGAGTTCACACCTCATTGGGCATCAGAGAATccacactggagaaaaaccatATGAGTGTACTGAGTGTGGCAAGACCTTTAGGCAGACCTCTCAGCTCATTGTCCACCTCAGAATCCATACAGGGGAAAAACCTTATGAATGCAGTGATTGCGGAAAGACCTATCGCCACAGCTCCCATCTCATTCAACACCAGAGACTTCATACTGgggagaaaccatataaatgtaatgaatgtggaaaaGCTTTCAATGAAAGTTCCAAACTCTTTGACCACCAGAGAACTCATACTGGGGAAAAACCATATGGATGCAATGAGTGTGGAGCACTCTTTAGTCGGAATAAAAGCCTTATCCGCCATCAGGTACTTCACACTGGTAAGAAACCTTACAAGTGTGAGGAGTGTGGGAAAGCTTTCTGTTCTAACAGAAATCTTATTGACCATCAGAGAATCCACACTGGGGAGAAGCCTTATGAGTGTAATGAATGTGGCAAGGCCTTCAGTCGGAGTAAATGTCTTACTCGACATCAGAGTCTCCATACCGGGAAAAAACCATACAAGTGTAGCAAATGTGTGAAAGCCTTCAGTCAGATTTCTCAACTTGCTGACCATgagcgaattcatactggagaaaaaccttTTGAATGTAATGTGTGTGGTAAGGCATTCAGTCTGAGTAAATGTCTCACTCGACATCAGCGACTTCACACCGGTGAAAAGCCCTATAAATGCAATgattgtggaaaatccttcaatcAAAACTCGTACCTCATTATTCATCAGCGAATTCACACTGGTgagaaaccttatgaatgtaaTGAGTGTGGAAAGGTCTTCACTCATAATTCTAGCCTTATGGTACATCAGAGAACCCATACTGGGGAGAAGCCCTATAAATGCAAAGATTGTGAGAAAGCCTTTCGTGATAGCTCACAACTCACCGTGCACCaaagagttcatactggagagaagccctatgAATGTATCgagtgtgggaaagcctttagTCAGCGTTCTACTTTCAATCACCACCAGCGAACTCACGCTGGAGAGAAGCACTCAGGTCTGGCTCGGTCTGCTTCTTAA
- the LOC138424236 gene encoding zinc finger protein with KRAB and SCAN domains 7-like isoform X4: MNYTLKKWKGTALSQRALYWNIMLENCCSLAPLGENRMASSQLSPKQDISEESKSADRTSGIRCRLILGGPEAGTACEEALEKLKVQPSDEEGTRLESDFLEITQEDKEKSTKDRCDEYKKLGGHPDLSSGLSKHQGVLKGQKLYQCDECGKAFNWSSHLIGHQRIHTGEKPYECTECGKTFRQTSQLIVHLRIHTGEKPYECSDCGKTYRHSSHLIQHQRLHTGEKPYKCNECGKAFNESSKLFDHQRTHTGEKPYGCNECGALFSRNKSLIRHQVLHTGKKPYKCEECGKAFCSNRNLIDHQRIHTGEKPYECNECGKAFSRSKCLTRHQSLHTGKKPYKCSKCVKAFSQISQLADHERIHTGEKPFECNVCGKAFSLSKCLTRHQRLHTGEKPYKCNDCGKSFNQNSYLIIHQRIHTGEKPYECNECGKVFTHNSSLMVHQRTHTGEKPYKCKDCEKAFRDSSQLTVHQRVHTGEKPYECIECGKAFSQRSTFNHHQRTHAGEKHSGLARSAS, from the exons ATGAACTATACTCTGAAGAAGTGGAAAGGTACAGCACTCAGCCAGAGAGCCCTGTACTGGAACATCATGCTGGAAAATTGCTGCAGCCTGGCCCCATTGG GTGAAAACAGGATGGCAAGTTCACAGTTGTCTCCGAAGCAGGACATTTCTGAAGAGTCAAAGTCAGCTGACAGGACCTCAGGCATACGTTGTAGACTGATTCTTGGAGGACCAGAAGCTGGGACTGCCTGTGAAGAAGCTTTAGAAAAACTAAAAGTTCAACCCTCAGATGAAGAAGGAACCAGACTAGAAAGTGATTTCTTAGAGATAACACAGGAGGATAAAGAGAAATCCACAAAGGATCGATGTGATGAGTATAAGAAACTTGGGGGACATCCAGATCTGTCCTCCGGTCTCTCAAAACATCAGGGAGTTCTGAAGGGACAGAAATTATATCAATGTGATGAATGTGGCAAAGCTTTTAATTGGAGTTCACACCTCATTGGGCATCAGAGAATccacactggagaaaaaccatATGAGTGTACTGAGTGTGGCAAGACCTTTAGGCAGACCTCTCAGCTCATTGTCCACCTCAGAATCCATACAGGGGAAAAACCTTATGAATGCAGTGATTGCGGAAAGACCTATCGCCACAGCTCCCATCTCATTCAACACCAGAGACTTCATACTGgggagaaaccatataaatgtaatgaatgtggaaaaGCTTTCAATGAAAGTTCCAAACTCTTTGACCACCAGAGAACTCATACTGGGGAAAAACCATATGGATGCAATGAGTGTGGAGCACTCTTTAGTCGGAATAAAAGCCTTATCCGCCATCAGGTACTTCACACTGGTAAGAAACCTTACAAGTGTGAGGAGTGTGGGAAAGCTTTCTGTTCTAACAGAAATCTTATTGACCATCAGAGAATCCACACTGGGGAGAAGCCTTATGAGTGTAATGAATGTGGCAAGGCCTTCAGTCGGAGTAAATGTCTTACTCGACATCAGAGTCTCCATACCGGGAAAAAACCATACAAGTGTAGCAAATGTGTGAAAGCCTTCAGTCAGATTTCTCAACTTGCTGACCATgagcgaattcatactggagaaaaaccttTTGAATGTAATGTGTGTGGTAAGGCATTCAGTCTGAGTAAATGTCTCACTCGACATCAGCGACTTCACACCGGTGAAAAGCCCTATAAATGCAATgattgtggaaaatccttcaatcAAAACTCGTACCTCATTATTCATCAGCGAATTCACACTGGTgagaaaccttatgaatgtaaTGAGTGTGGAAAGGTCTTCACTCATAATTCTAGCCTTATGGTACATCAGAGAACCCATACTGGGGAGAAGCCCTATAAATGCAAAGATTGTGAGAAAGCCTTTCGTGATAGCTCACAACTCACCGTGCACCaaagagttcatactggagagaagccctatgAATGTATCgagtgtgggaaagcctttagTCAGCGTTCTACTTTCAATCACCACCAGCGAACTCACGCTGGAGAGAAGCACTCAGGTCTGGCTCGGTCTGCTTCTTAA
- the LOC138424236 gene encoding zinc finger protein with KRAB and SCAN domains 7-like isoform X3, translated as MNYTLKKWKGTALSQRALYWNIMLENCCSLAPLAGENRMASSQLSPKQDISEESKSADRTSGIRCRLILGGPEAGTACEEALEKLKVQPSDEEGTRLESDFLEITQEDKEKSTKDRCDEYKKLGGHPDLSSGLSKHQGVLKGQKLYQCDECGKAFNWSSHLIGHQRIHTGEKPYECTECGKTFRQTSQLIVHLRIHTGEKPYECSDCGKTYRHSSHLIQHQRLHTGEKPYKCNECGKAFNESSKLFDHQRTHTGEKPYGCNECGALFSRNKSLIRHQVLHTGKKPYKCEECGKAFCSNRNLIDHQRIHTGEKPYECNECGKAFSRSKCLTRHQSLHTGKKPYKCSKCVKAFSQISQLADHERIHTGEKPFECNVCGKAFSLSKCLTRHQRLHTGEKPYKCNDCGKSFNQNSYLIIHQRIHTGEKPYECNECGKVFTHNSSLMVHQRTHTGEKPYKCKDCEKAFRDSSQLTVHQRVHTGEKPYECIECGKAFSQRSTFNHHQRTHAGEKHSGLARSAS; from the exons ATGAACTATACTCTGAAGAAGTGGAAAGGTACAGCACTCAGCCAGAGAGCCCTGTACTGGAACATCATGCTGGAAAATTGCTGCAGCCTGGCCCCATTGG CAGGTGAAAACAGGATGGCAAGTTCACAGTTGTCTCCGAAGCAGGACATTTCTGAAGAGTCAAAGTCAGCTGACAGGACCTCAGGCATACGTTGTAGACTGATTCTTGGAGGACCAGAAGCTGGGACTGCCTGTGAAGAAGCTTTAGAAAAACTAAAAGTTCAACCCTCAGATGAAGAAGGAACCAGACTAGAAAGTGATTTCTTAGAGATAACACAGGAGGATAAAGAGAAATCCACAAAGGATCGATGTGATGAGTATAAGAAACTTGGGGGACATCCAGATCTGTCCTCCGGTCTCTCAAAACATCAGGGAGTTCTGAAGGGACAGAAATTATATCAATGTGATGAATGTGGCAAAGCTTTTAATTGGAGTTCACACCTCATTGGGCATCAGAGAATccacactggagaaaaaccatATGAGTGTACTGAGTGTGGCAAGACCTTTAGGCAGACCTCTCAGCTCATTGTCCACCTCAGAATCCATACAGGGGAAAAACCTTATGAATGCAGTGATTGCGGAAAGACCTATCGCCACAGCTCCCATCTCATTCAACACCAGAGACTTCATACTGgggagaaaccatataaatgtaatgaatgtggaaaaGCTTTCAATGAAAGTTCCAAACTCTTTGACCACCAGAGAACTCATACTGGGGAAAAACCATATGGATGCAATGAGTGTGGAGCACTCTTTAGTCGGAATAAAAGCCTTATCCGCCATCAGGTACTTCACACTGGTAAGAAACCTTACAAGTGTGAGGAGTGTGGGAAAGCTTTCTGTTCTAACAGAAATCTTATTGACCATCAGAGAATCCACACTGGGGAGAAGCCTTATGAGTGTAATGAATGTGGCAAGGCCTTCAGTCGGAGTAAATGTCTTACTCGACATCAGAGTCTCCATACCGGGAAAAAACCATACAAGTGTAGCAAATGTGTGAAAGCCTTCAGTCAGATTTCTCAACTTGCTGACCATgagcgaattcatactggagaaaaaccttTTGAATGTAATGTGTGTGGTAAGGCATTCAGTCTGAGTAAATGTCTCACTCGACATCAGCGACTTCACACCGGTGAAAAGCCCTATAAATGCAATgattgtggaaaatccttcaatcAAAACTCGTACCTCATTATTCATCAGCGAATTCACACTGGTgagaaaccttatgaatgtaaTGAGTGTGGAAAGGTCTTCACTCATAATTCTAGCCTTATGGTACATCAGAGAACCCATACTGGGGAGAAGCCCTATAAATGCAAAGATTGTGAGAAAGCCTTTCGTGATAGCTCACAACTCACCGTGCACCaaagagttcatactggagagaagccctatgAATGTATCgagtgtgggaaagcctttagTCAGCGTTCTACTTTCAATCACCACCAGCGAACTCACGCTGGAGAGAAGCACTCAGGTCTGGCTCGGTCTGCTTCTTAA
- the LOC138424236 gene encoding zinc finger protein with KRAB and SCAN domains 7-like isoform X1 → MSLSSRSLSFQEAAELEFLSMNYTLKKWKGTALSQRALYWNIMLENCCSLAPLAGENRMASSQLSPKQDISEESKSADRTSGIRCRLILGGPEAGTACEEALEKLKVQPSDEEGTRLESDFLEITQEDKEKSTKDRCDEYKKLGGHPDLSSGLSKHQGVLKGQKLYQCDECGKAFNWSSHLIGHQRIHTGEKPYECTECGKTFRQTSQLIVHLRIHTGEKPYECSDCGKTYRHSSHLIQHQRLHTGEKPYKCNECGKAFNESSKLFDHQRTHTGEKPYGCNECGALFSRNKSLIRHQVLHTGKKPYKCEECGKAFCSNRNLIDHQRIHTGEKPYECNECGKAFSRSKCLTRHQSLHTGKKPYKCSKCVKAFSQISQLADHERIHTGEKPFECNVCGKAFSLSKCLTRHQRLHTGEKPYKCNDCGKSFNQNSYLIIHQRIHTGEKPYECNECGKVFTHNSSLMVHQRTHTGEKPYKCKDCEKAFRDSSQLTVHQRVHTGEKPYECIECGKAFSQRSTFNHHQRTHAGEKHSGLARSAS, encoded by the exons ATGTCCCTGAGCAGTAGAAGCTTGTCATTCCAGGAGGCTGCAGAGTTGGAGTTTCTGTCTATGAACTATACTCTGAAGAAGTGGAAAGGTACAGCACTCAGCCAGAGAGCCCTGTACTGGAACATCATGCTGGAAAATTGCTGCAGCCTGGCCCCATTGG CAGGTGAAAACAGGATGGCAAGTTCACAGTTGTCTCCGAAGCAGGACATTTCTGAAGAGTCAAAGTCAGCTGACAGGACCTCAGGCATACGTTGTAGACTGATTCTTGGAGGACCAGAAGCTGGGACTGCCTGTGAAGAAGCTTTAGAAAAACTAAAAGTTCAACCCTCAGATGAAGAAGGAACCAGACTAGAAAGTGATTTCTTAGAGATAACACAGGAGGATAAAGAGAAATCCACAAAGGATCGATGTGATGAGTATAAGAAACTTGGGGGACATCCAGATCTGTCCTCCGGTCTCTCAAAACATCAGGGAGTTCTGAAGGGACAGAAATTATATCAATGTGATGAATGTGGCAAAGCTTTTAATTGGAGTTCACACCTCATTGGGCATCAGAGAATccacactggagaaaaaccatATGAGTGTACTGAGTGTGGCAAGACCTTTAGGCAGACCTCTCAGCTCATTGTCCACCTCAGAATCCATACAGGGGAAAAACCTTATGAATGCAGTGATTGCGGAAAGACCTATCGCCACAGCTCCCATCTCATTCAACACCAGAGACTTCATACTGgggagaaaccatataaatgtaatgaatgtggaaaaGCTTTCAATGAAAGTTCCAAACTCTTTGACCACCAGAGAACTCATACTGGGGAAAAACCATATGGATGCAATGAGTGTGGAGCACTCTTTAGTCGGAATAAAAGCCTTATCCGCCATCAGGTACTTCACACTGGTAAGAAACCTTACAAGTGTGAGGAGTGTGGGAAAGCTTTCTGTTCTAACAGAAATCTTATTGACCATCAGAGAATCCACACTGGGGAGAAGCCTTATGAGTGTAATGAATGTGGCAAGGCCTTCAGTCGGAGTAAATGTCTTACTCGACATCAGAGTCTCCATACCGGGAAAAAACCATACAAGTGTAGCAAATGTGTGAAAGCCTTCAGTCAGATTTCTCAACTTGCTGACCATgagcgaattcatactggagaaaaaccttTTGAATGTAATGTGTGTGGTAAGGCATTCAGTCTGAGTAAATGTCTCACTCGACATCAGCGACTTCACACCGGTGAAAAGCCCTATAAATGCAATgattgtggaaaatccttcaatcAAAACTCGTACCTCATTATTCATCAGCGAATTCACACTGGTgagaaaccttatgaatgtaaTGAGTGTGGAAAGGTCTTCACTCATAATTCTAGCCTTATGGTACATCAGAGAACCCATACTGGGGAGAAGCCCTATAAATGCAAAGATTGTGAGAAAGCCTTTCGTGATAGCTCACAACTCACCGTGCACCaaagagttcatactggagagaagccctatgAATGTATCgagtgtgggaaagcctttagTCAGCGTTCTACTTTCAATCACCACCAGCGAACTCACGCTGGAGAGAAGCACTCAGGTCTGGCTCGGTCTGCTTCTTAA
- the LOC138424236 gene encoding zinc finger protein with KRAB and SCAN domains 7-like isoform X2 has product MSLSSRSLSFQEAAELEFLSMNYTLKKWKGTALSQRALYWNIMLENCCSLAPLGENRMASSQLSPKQDISEESKSADRTSGIRCRLILGGPEAGTACEEALEKLKVQPSDEEGTRLESDFLEITQEDKEKSTKDRCDEYKKLGGHPDLSSGLSKHQGVLKGQKLYQCDECGKAFNWSSHLIGHQRIHTGEKPYECTECGKTFRQTSQLIVHLRIHTGEKPYECSDCGKTYRHSSHLIQHQRLHTGEKPYKCNECGKAFNESSKLFDHQRTHTGEKPYGCNECGALFSRNKSLIRHQVLHTGKKPYKCEECGKAFCSNRNLIDHQRIHTGEKPYECNECGKAFSRSKCLTRHQSLHTGKKPYKCSKCVKAFSQISQLADHERIHTGEKPFECNVCGKAFSLSKCLTRHQRLHTGEKPYKCNDCGKSFNQNSYLIIHQRIHTGEKPYECNECGKVFTHNSSLMVHQRTHTGEKPYKCKDCEKAFRDSSQLTVHQRVHTGEKPYECIECGKAFSQRSTFNHHQRTHAGEKHSGLARSAS; this is encoded by the exons ATGTCCCTGAGCAGTAGAAGCTTGTCATTCCAGGAGGCTGCAGAGTTGGAGTTTCTGTCTATGAACTATACTCTGAAGAAGTGGAAAGGTACAGCACTCAGCCAGAGAGCCCTGTACTGGAACATCATGCTGGAAAATTGCTGCAGCCTGGCCCCATTGG GTGAAAACAGGATGGCAAGTTCACAGTTGTCTCCGAAGCAGGACATTTCTGAAGAGTCAAAGTCAGCTGACAGGACCTCAGGCATACGTTGTAGACTGATTCTTGGAGGACCAGAAGCTGGGACTGCCTGTGAAGAAGCTTTAGAAAAACTAAAAGTTCAACCCTCAGATGAAGAAGGAACCAGACTAGAAAGTGATTTCTTAGAGATAACACAGGAGGATAAAGAGAAATCCACAAAGGATCGATGTGATGAGTATAAGAAACTTGGGGGACATCCAGATCTGTCCTCCGGTCTCTCAAAACATCAGGGAGTTCTGAAGGGACAGAAATTATATCAATGTGATGAATGTGGCAAAGCTTTTAATTGGAGTTCACACCTCATTGGGCATCAGAGAATccacactggagaaaaaccatATGAGTGTACTGAGTGTGGCAAGACCTTTAGGCAGACCTCTCAGCTCATTGTCCACCTCAGAATCCATACAGGGGAAAAACCTTATGAATGCAGTGATTGCGGAAAGACCTATCGCCACAGCTCCCATCTCATTCAACACCAGAGACTTCATACTGgggagaaaccatataaatgtaatgaatgtggaaaaGCTTTCAATGAAAGTTCCAAACTCTTTGACCACCAGAGAACTCATACTGGGGAAAAACCATATGGATGCAATGAGTGTGGAGCACTCTTTAGTCGGAATAAAAGCCTTATCCGCCATCAGGTACTTCACACTGGTAAGAAACCTTACAAGTGTGAGGAGTGTGGGAAAGCTTTCTGTTCTAACAGAAATCTTATTGACCATCAGAGAATCCACACTGGGGAGAAGCCTTATGAGTGTAATGAATGTGGCAAGGCCTTCAGTCGGAGTAAATGTCTTACTCGACATCAGAGTCTCCATACCGGGAAAAAACCATACAAGTGTAGCAAATGTGTGAAAGCCTTCAGTCAGATTTCTCAACTTGCTGACCATgagcgaattcatactggagaaaaaccttTTGAATGTAATGTGTGTGGTAAGGCATTCAGTCTGAGTAAATGTCTCACTCGACATCAGCGACTTCACACCGGTGAAAAGCCCTATAAATGCAATgattgtggaaaatccttcaatcAAAACTCGTACCTCATTATTCATCAGCGAATTCACACTGGTgagaaaccttatgaatgtaaTGAGTGTGGAAAGGTCTTCACTCATAATTCTAGCCTTATGGTACATCAGAGAACCCATACTGGGGAGAAGCCCTATAAATGCAAAGATTGTGAGAAAGCCTTTCGTGATAGCTCACAACTCACCGTGCACCaaagagttcatactggagagaagccctatgAATGTATCgagtgtgggaaagcctttagTCAGCGTTCTACTTTCAATCACCACCAGCGAACTCACGCTGGAGAGAAGCACTCAGGTCTGGCTCGGTCTGCTTCTTAA